A single window of Nicotiana tomentosiformis chromosome 1, ASM39032v3, whole genome shotgun sequence DNA harbors:
- the LOC138905254 gene encoding uncharacterized protein: MAKTSKIVSQKETPSTSRPATDQTVLRTAIEEPVPEPTLKMFIPGGARLMLILRSKSPPPYQAGARRSLGLPKDVQMRPPSGCDDFPTESPAPKQGEEKKRKKGSEFSEPGENDTKEEADPDESEEDKILVARELSVPGERTSTEGGTIEANPSQTQEVDASVRVENPQDAVSAPPGVIDITGSPSFTDSMFGEAQAANERSNWGEGVQGANDPLQSFFDGVDSIATGDVTRLVDLEVPRRSLPSGTENQEMMNEVESSCLFNEAQQTLNRASVLHHETFLRYQEEPSLLDAEAKEPIEKRDMYKLLNAQREEEAKSLWAELDAVQKEHVILVEEVKVFEVTDDEVDLVTNGGNPQFQQKIDRVDHLRTEMNTVKAETDEWRGMMDRLALEKETARAQLALAEAQLQVAKEKVEVQAKKVEELQSQLSSAASEQEIMAKELETAKLATVVVKVDADEMVAQYKANVEAAQGRLKDIIDYEKRQLRREALEDIHARGFALSAEIETAKGLKAEAKKLAYPEEEEEEEDSEGSDGPGGGEDQTI, from the exons atggcaaagacttcaaaaatCGTTTCCCAAAAAGAGACTCCTTCTACCTCGCGGCCGGCCACTGATCAGACCGTTTTGCGTACTGCTATCGAGGAGCCAGTACCGGAACCTActctgaaaatgttcatcccggGAGGTGCCCGGTTAatgctgattttaaggtcgaaaaGCCCTCCTCCGTACCAGGCCGGTGCGAGGAGATCTCtag gtttaccCAAGGATGTCCAAATGAGGCCCCCATCCGGTTGTGATGATTTCCCCACTGAGTCCCCTGCTCCGAAACAGGGtgaagaaaagaagagaaaaaaaggcTCCGAGTTCTCCGAGCCAGGAGAAAACGATACCAAGGAGGAGGCTGATCC GGACGAGTCTGAAGAGGATAAAATTTTAGTGGCCCGGGAGCTATCGGTCCCTGGAGAACGGACATCAACCGAAGGGGGGACGATAGAGGCTAATCCCTCCCAAACTCAAGAGGTCGATGCATCAGTGAGGGTCGAGAACCCTCAAGACGCTGTTTCTGCTCCACCTGGTGTCATCGATATAACGGGATCGCCTTCGTTTACGGACTCAATGTTCGGTGAAGCTCAAGCGGCGAATGAGCGTTCAAATTGGGGGGAGGGGGTCCAAGGAGCGAACGATCCCCTCCAAAgcttttttgatggcgtggactCTATTGCCACAGGGGATGTCACCAGATTGGTTGATTTAGAAGTACCAAGAAGAAGTCTGCCCTCGGGGACAG AAAACCAGGAAATGATGAACGAGGTGGAATCTTcatgcttgttcaacgaagcacaacagacATTGAATCGG gcctcggtgcttcaccacgAGACCTTCCTCCGATATCAAGAAGAGCCGAGTCTCCTCGATGCCGAAGCCAAAGAGCCTATTGAGAAGAGAGATATGTACAAACTTCTCAATGCGCAACGCGAGGAAGAGGCCAAGAGTCTTTGGGCCGAGTTGGACGCGGTTCAAAAAGAACATGTCATTCTGGTGGAAGAGGTAAAAGTCTTTGAGGTTACTGATGATGAAGTAGACTTGGTGACTAACGGTGGGAATCCGCAGTTCCAACAAAAAATCGATCGGGTCGATCACCTACGAACTGAGATGAATACTGTCAAGGCCGAGACCGACGAATGGAGGGGCATGATGGACCGCCTGGCCTTGGAAAAGGAGACTGCTCGGGCGCAGCTGGCTTTGGCTGAGGCCCAGCTACAAGTGGCAAAAGAAAAGGTCGAGGTACAGGCAAAAAAGGTTGAAgagctccagtctcagctaagCTCGGCCGCCTCTGAGCAAGAAATTATGGCCAAGGAGCTTGAAACGGCCAAGTTGGCGACCGTTGTGGTTAAAGTCGAtgccgacgagatggtggcccaatataaggccaATGTCGAGGCGGCCCAGGGCCGCTTGAAGGACATTATTGATTATGAGAAGCGGCAGTTGCGAAGAGAGGCCCTCGAGgatattcatgctcggggtttcgcTCTATCGGCCGAGATCGAAACCGCT
- the LOC138905258 gene encoding uncharacterized protein codes for MPFPEKWNIKLVAQMSDAVPKLKEWVEGLVSQRPYSERSWMELSKGRWEARNHGLPKDVSMRPPSGEEDVPLKSPSPLLRSRTSVLHHETFLRYGEKLTHHEAEVRDLTEKSETYKLFSKKLQANLVTARNEHAEMAGQIGELQAQIDTIQAEAEEFKKNIDILASKREASQAHLESIETQLRAAKMKASVQVKKIEELQSQLGLAISDKANLANELEAAKSEVVVANSKMLTCPNSRSTSRPSRHRPRALWIMKGGKLEG; via the exons atgccatttcctgagaaatggaacataaAAC TTGTGGCACAGATGTCGGACGCAGTTCCTAAACTTAAGGAATGGGTCGAAGGCCTTGTGTCACAGAGACCGTATTCCGAGCGGTCTTGGATGGAATTatcgaagggtcgatgggaggcccgtaatcatg GTCTCCCCAAAGATGTTTCCATGAGGCCTCCATCCGGTGAGGAGGATGTGCCTCTCAAGTCCCCAAGTCCCCTGCTCCGAAGCAGG ACTTCGGTGCTGCATCATGAGACTTTCCTCCGATATGGGGAGAAATTAACTCACCACGAGGCCGAGGTTCGggacctcactgagaagagtgagaCCTACAAGCTTTTCAGTAAGAAGCTTCAGGCCAATTTAGTAACAGCTCGGAATGAGCATGCCGAGATGGCCGGGCAG ATCGGGGAGCTTCAGGCACAGATTGATACAATTCAAGCTGAGGCTGAGGAGTTCAAGAAAAATATAGACATCTTAGCCTCGAAAAGAGAAGCTTCCCAAGCACACCTGGAGTCGATCGAGACCCAGCTCCGAGCTGCAAAAATGAAGGCCTCGGTGCAGGTCAAGAAAATCGAGGAGCTTCAATCCCAATTGGGCTTGGCTATTTCTGATAAAGCAAACTTGGCCAATGAACTCGAGGCGGCCAAATCTGAGGTGGTCGTGGCCAATAGCAAAATGCTAACGTGTCCCAATTCAAGGTCGACGTCGAGGCCATCCAGGCACAGGCCAAGAGCATTGTGGATCATGAAAGGTGGCAAGCTCGAAGGGTag